The Candidatus Micrarchaeia archaeon genome contains a region encoding:
- a CDS encoding helix-turn-helix domain-containing protein, with translation MTDDANEDKIFKLNQASLREEVRGDVARNLEKFNDPLILAEIAYKLREERENTNRILKTLLEKIESLERKLERLEGRKEAPMLPEVDEAIVNFLKEGPKAAEDVQKKLGYKGRNAASARLNRLHGCGVVVKRQVGKKVFFSLA, from the coding sequence GTGACAGACGACGCTAACGAAGACAAAATATTTAAACTTAACCAAGCCAGCCTCCGGGAAGAGGTGCGTGGAGACGTTGCGAGGAACCTGGAAAAGTTCAACGACCCGCTCATACTCGCGGAGATTGCCTACAAGCTCAGGGAAGAGCGCGAGAACACCAACAGGATACTGAAGACCCTGCTGGAGAAGATAGAGTCGCTCGAAAGGAAGCTGGAAAGGCTTGAGGGCAGGAAGGAAGCTCCGATGCTTCCGGAGGTAGACGAGGCGATTGTGAATTTCCTGAAGGAAGGGCCGAAGGCTGCGGAAGACGTGCAGAAGAAGCTCGGCTACAAGGGAAGGAACGCCGCCTCGGCGAGGCTGAACAGACTCCACGGCTGTGGGGTCGTTGTCAAGAGACAAGTAGGGAAAAAAGTTTTCTTCTCGCTTGCATAG